A portion of the Lolium rigidum isolate FL_2022 chromosome 1, APGP_CSIRO_Lrig_0.1, whole genome shotgun sequence genome contains these proteins:
- the LOC124649343 gene encoding ubiquitin carboxyl-terminal hydrolase 2-like, with amino-acid sequence MGEGKRKTATAEEAAENPQKSRRLDTDAAEALLDLSHSPPSKGEADGDSTYDIGSCEHLFKDSEDLDEIARDLRDAHTPPKCEHYPCSTTWRGAAGMMVCTECSLTFCTGEKGSRGHPQGHAAWHAASDQHWVALWCDEPSKGYCFECRRILMLGQNKAIEDNYALVPRNKKDEWGMVASSPKVDSAMLPRNVDWGMLGSNVMHPTGMLGSNAMDPWGMLGSNAMDRWGTMSSNAMDKCGMVAGDDHVVRGIPNLGDTCYMNAALQCLLALGKLRTMFLRPDARLGDIGLHLKQLFVATSCGNNATQMPDPEMMPTYMWSLYPDRFQRKVMGDSHEFLASLCDALHNEVDQLNNLQGEALFPTFSNSIFSCELLDMVSCKVCSHDEVTHYSLHGIQLAAPSKDPLARSKPLQVDSTEGKDTVNGLLQTHKNDDIPRGILEVKALDFIPKLFDDFGGVEELVADSHNPEEKEKAQSTETVHDVAEHMNSLSSIEDCLKLFSHCLTDCNNCSKVAAELPETDGSKNVEPIMASSNVNTTVDGDQTEMSDMKTCPSERSSDFGSLSAECPSRQPYLSDSHHQVTLSEDITSEEVTSGKSFDEKDLTCCSTTHEKAESHEGVQEAALSCLTTDEQTDLLSAQNIQDTSTQKHSSGKQVMYDHSAQQVVEKQNKQTAIQTRLISKLPPVLTIQLQRHSPGLPKLSGHVSFKEILHLGPFMDPSSEDKDNLSYRLVGVIEHIGVGVNVGHYIAYVRASRRQQGSGPSSWVCANDSIVRQASLEEVLRCEAYILFYERIDDGGIVDDGQ; translated from the exons ATGGGAGAGGGCAAGAGGAAGACGGCGACGGCGGAAGAGGCGGCCGAGAACCCGCAGAAATCCCGCCGCCTGGACACTGACGCGGCCGAGGCGCTGCTGGATTTGAGCCATTCGCCGCCATCCAAAGGGGAAGCGGACGGCGACAGCACCTACGACATCGGATCGTGCGAGCACTTATTCAAGGACAGCGAGGATCTGGATGAGATCGCGCGTGATCTCAGGGACGCCCACACGCCCCCGAAGTGCGAGCACTATCCGTGCAGCACCACCTGGAGGGGAGCTGCTGGGATGATGGTGTGCACCGAGTGTTCCTTGACTTTCTGCACCGGGgagaagggcagcaggggacatCCGCAGGGACACGCCGCCTGGCATGCCGCCAGTGACCAGCATTGGGTTGCTCTGTGGTGCGATGAGCCGTCCAAGGGGTATTGCTTCGAGTGTAGACGCATCCTGATGCTCGGTCAGAACAAGGCGATCGAAGATAATTATGCACTGGTGCCCAGAAATAAAAAGGATGAGTGGGGAATGGTAGCCAGCAGTCCAAAGGTTGATTCGGCAATGTTGCCCAGAAATGTGGATTGGGGCATGTTGGGCAGTAATGTGATGCATCCCACGGGAATGCTGGGCAGTAACGCGATGGATCCGTGGGGAATGTTGGGAAGTAACGCGATGGATCGCTGGGGAACGATGAGCAGTAATGCAATGGATAAGTGTGGAATGGTAGCCGGTGATGATCATGTTGTCAGAGGGATACCAAATCTTGGGGATACATGCTACATGAATGCAGCACTGCAGTGCCTCCTTGCGCTTGGTAAGCTAAGGACAATGTTTCTAAGACCGGATGCTCGGCTGGGAGACATTGGTCTGCACCTGAAGCAGTTGTTTGTAGCGACAAGCTGTGGGAACAATGCCACCCAAATGCCGGACCCAGAGATGATGCCGACATATATGTGGTCCCTTTATCCGGATCGTTTCCAGCGCAAAGTGATGGGCGACAGCCATGAGTTCCTTGCATCTTTATGCGATGCTTTGCATAATGAGGTGGACCAGCTAAACAATTTGCAAGGGGAAGCACTCTTCCCTACATTCAGCAATTCCATTTTCAGTTGCGAGCTGCTTGATATGGTTTCCTGCAAAGTTTGCTCACATGATGAAGTTACACATTATTCATTACATGGTATTCAACTGGCAGCGCCATCAAAGGACCCTCTAGCCAGAAGCAAGCCTCTGCAAGTTG ATTCTACTGAAGGGAAGGATACTGTAAACGGTCTTCTGCAGACTCATAAGAATGATGATATCCCAAGAGGGATCCTTGAAGTAAAAGCTCTCGATTTCATTCCTAAATTGTTTGATGACTTCGGTGGAGTGGAGGAATTGGTAGCAGATTCTCACAATccagaagagaaggagaaagctCAGAGCACTGAAACTGTTCATGATGTGGCAGAACATATGAACTCTCTTTCGTCAATTGAGGACTGCCTGAAACTGTTTTCGCATTGCCTGACAGATTGTAACAACTGTTCCAAGGTTGCTGCTGAGCTGCCAGAAACCGATGGAAGTAAAAATGTTGAACCGATCATGGCAAGTAGCAATGTAAATACAACTGTTGATGGAGACCAGACTGAAATGTCAGACATGAAAACATGCCCAAGTGAGCGATCTAGTGACTTTGGTAGCTTGTCGGCAGAATGTCCAAGTAGGCAACCGTATCTTTCAGATTCACATCATCAGGTTACACTCTCTGAGGACATAACTTCTGAAGAAGTCACTTCAGGGAAGAGCTTTGATGAAAAGGACTTGACCTGTTGCAGCACAACCCATGAAAAAGCTGAAAGTCATGAAGGTGTTCAAGAAGCTGCGCTTAGTTGCCTTACAACTGATGAACAGACTGACTTGCTGAGTGCTCAGAATATTCAGGATACCAGCACTCAAAAACACAGCAGTGGAAAGCAGGTAATGTATGATCATAGTGCTCAACAAGTGGTGGAAAAACAAAATAAGCAGACAGCAATTCAAACACGATTGATTAGCAAGCTGCCACCTGTATTAACCATTCAACTTCAGAGACACTCACCCGGTCTTCCTAAATTGAGTGGGCATGTGAGCTTTAAGGAGATTCTTCATTTAGGACCATTCATGGACCCCAG TTCTGAGGACAAAGATAACCTGAGCTATCGTCTAGTTGGTGTCATTGAACACATTGGCGTCGGCGTGAACGTAGGGCATTACATTGCTTATGTGAGGGCAAGTCGCAGGCAGCAGGGCAGTGGCCCTTCCTCATGGGTTTGTGCGAACGATTCCATAGTCCGACAAGCCTCTCTAGAAGAAGTTCTCAGGTGTGAGGCATACATTCTTTTCTATGAGAGGATAGATGACGGCGGCATTGTAGATGATGGGCAATGA